The DNA sequence AAGCATGGATTTTGTACTAGCATGCTTAACAAATTTTGGTACACCGAGGTGACAATGGTTTCTGATTTTATGCTGTTGAACATGTTTAATAAGGCTCTAGTTTGGGCTTCATTCACTTATTGATTTATTGGTTACTTTATTCGGAAGCATTCTTATTTATGATCTCCTTTGGTTTGAGGGCATTTCAAAAGAAGTGATACCGAGTTTAACCTTagtttttgttaattttatgcCAGGCTTGAAAGAAGACGAAAGCAAGCATTTACTGCATCTCTCACTAAAACGACAACTTGATACTGTTAGATGGAATCCTATTAACCAGGATGAGGTTTTCACTGACTATAATTGTGTTCCTATTCACCATTGTAGTttcaaatttagagtttgatgTAGTCTACCATGTGTATTGTGTAAAATGGTTTGGTTTTTCCTTTCTAGTTTTATCTAGTGCAACTGTTGTTACATGTCAAGGACAGTGTTAAAATTTTTTGGGTGCTTTTTCCCTATACAAGTGCTGTGCATTTGATGTAAAACCAGTGCtttgtaaaatttattaataattgcTTTGCTGTTGCAGTTTGAACAAGATTCAATATTCTGTCTTCCCCGtgatttatttgtttctttatttatttcagGTTGTCTGTGCATCTGTAAAAAGTAGTGAAGTACTTATATTTGATGTTGGATATGTATCATCAGAGCCAATTGAAGTAACTCTCCATTCTTATCTGCTTATATCATCCTATATTGCTATATTCATAATTTATCATTGTATTTCTTCAATGATGTTATGTTATATAGCCTTGTACTGATGTTATTTTGTATATCCTAATCTTTTGCCCCTTGATTTATGTAATGCAGGTGTTGAGGACACGAAATACAGCAACAGTTCATGGGTACAACGGACACAAAGGTCTCTCTGATGTTGCCTTTACGTCAAATGACTCATGGTTGGTAGATGAGCCTTGAACAATAAAGCTCCCCTCTCCCCCCTTTATTTTTCTCCCCTCCCTCCCCTGATGAGAGTGATGAGTCCTAACAAATGGTACTCATTTTCTACTAAGGGCCAGTGCTTGTCTAAGCCTATGAAATGTGGcttataaaattttgattcaaAATTCAAGCAACAGGAATTTGTTGATTGCCTAATATTGAGTAACAAGTTAGCGAATGCCTAATGTACATATATTCCTACATATTGAATGTAAACTGGACTTTTCTACAATAATGGTTCTGAACAGATACTTCTTTTCTGGGAAAAGGAAACTAACATGACATGATAAATATATTGAAAAATTTAGAGAAGTAAAACATAGCAGTAAGTAATGATATGTTATTCCAATAGTTACTAACTTGTACTTTTGGCACAGCAAAATAGTGTACTATTCTGACTATACACTTTTTTGCCCAGTTGAGGATGATAAAATGCGGTTCATATACTGTTGTCTAAGTTTCATTAAGTATAGTTGCATTACACACCTAATCCTAAATAACATCCTATACTTATTAACTATGCTCATTTTGTGAATGTATTTCCCATCATCTTCCACTTCTTAATTTTCCAGTAAATTATAACAGGATACTTGCTTCTGATACACATGGTGGGATCAATGTTTGGGATAGAAGAGTGAAAGCTCTACCTTCTCTTGAGCTTACGTCTGGTTCATCTAGTACCCTAAACAGCATCCAAATAAATGTTGAAAATCAGGTTAGAAGTTTTGCATGTGCTCTGTCAATGTGCACCATTGACTTTTAGCCATTTTAATTTAGGTGACTAATGATATATTGCTTTCGAATTACCCATTTCTGTTTACCAAATGTTTAAATCTTGTTCGTGGGTTATGATGCTATTTGACTTAATAGGTTACTTGGCACTTTTTTTCATGGTTCATGCAACTCGATAAAACAGCAGCGAATTAACAATGTATTTGCATTAGTTTTGGTTTCAATGAGTTCTGGAGCTCATGGTTATTGTGTTCAGTCAATATTTTGAGGAGTAACAGACAATTTGTTTTCTATCCATTCCAGATTATTTTTGGTGCTGGGAAGAGTGGCTTTGTGTATGTGTGGGACATTCGTGGCGGAAGAGCGTCTACTACTTTTCAGAGTCACAAAGAGGTAATGTCTCTCTAGATTCTCGTAAATTCATAATTATATGGAATTGGTAATTCTTCTTGCTATTATGTTGTGAAAAATACATCTAAAAATACAAAAGGATCAAGGTTCCATTCATGGACAGATTCTCTTCAATGAATCTGTTTATTTTGTTGGTGTTGGTCACTGTTTCTCCCAACTGTCATTACTGCCTTCCACTAACTGGACTGACAGAACTCGCAGTTGCAGCTACTTTTGTTTAATAAACTATGACTTCATGGCCTGTTCAATAAAGCAAGATATTTTGCTTTCTAGATGTGTCATCCTCCTATAACATCGTTGAAGTTGGCAACATTACTAGAGAAGATTGGATCTTTGAAGGTGTGGTTATCTTTTCTCCTCCAATCGGTTTGTTGTACAAAATACAATTGAGTAAAACTTCCTCTTTTATGCAAGGGCTATACTTTCTACTAAATGTCAAGATCTGCATATAAATGATTGTTATTTGTTGAAAAAAAGGTTGACTTCACTTAAATAGGTTTAGTAAAATCTGTCATTACATTTTAGAATTTGTTTAAGATGGACTTTTCCTTAAATTATTTTGACgaaacttaataaaattttaatttctattttgaCATGAATTATACAATCTGCCACCGAGGATATCGTACTAGCGTTTTGGTTTatatttctatttctatttctaCTATGACCTATTAACCTTCAAATCATTGCATCTGTAATGTATCATTAATGATTCAACAATAATTGCGAAATCTATCTTAGTTATGGATGGTTTTAACACTCATTCTTGTTCATGTAAGattattgatttattgaatatttGTGAAAGGCCATATTATGAGATTGCAACACGTgacaattaaattttataagttTGTGGTTTATGCTCCTTCATTCTTGTTGCTATGTAGGCACAAGCTAATATTGTTTGCAAAGAGATTCATTCTATTCAATTGAATCCATGTTGCCCATATCAGCTAGCATTCCATCTTGATGATGGCTGGTAGGTTGCCAAGTGTACTGGCCTTCTTCCACTTCATCATTTCCATGACTTCTCCTTTGAAATTCTCTCTCTGTAATTGTTACTTAACACATGACTAGCTAATATTATGTTATGTAGGTCGGGTGTTTTAGATATTAATACTTTACAAGTTACACACATTCATTGCCCTCCCCCAGCTTGGTTGTAAGTTCATTTAACTTATAGTTTCTTTGTTGATTACTTACAATATCACTTTATAACTACATTTTTTTTTGGCATGAACTTTACAACTACATCTAACCAATTTTTTTCCTGTTATTTGTTAGAAATGATTCCTATGATCTATCATATATAAGAAAACCTTCATGGTTATCTACATGTTCGGTAAGATTTTGTTTTCCCTATTGTGTAAGTAATAAATGGAATTCTATCTTTGGAATAACATTTTTCTCTTGGTGCAGATCTATTTGGTTGGTTCATCATCTGATAGTGGCATTCATCTCTTAGATTTCTACCCTAGTACCAGCTCGCCGAGCCATGTGCATTTCAAGTAAGGCACTAACATTGATGCATATGGACACCAAAGTTCCCTGGTTTTTATTTCACTAAACCACTTAGTTAAGAGTACACATATAAGTGGTGTAAGTTTAAACCCAAAAATACTGGAAGATCACTTACTCACGTAAACAACTCAACATGATCCaacataatttttcttttatactCTCTTGGAGACAATAAAAAGAACAGAGGAACTTTTTCTTTCATTGCACACACATATCAAGCGTACATGAGTTCGTACCTTTCACAGGCAAAGCTTTTCCAGGTATCTTAATAACTAAGGATGATATTACTAACAAACAACTATTTTCTTAATGTCTAAGAAAACTTATGTGCGGCGTGAGAAGCAAGTAGTAGTTTGTAGGTTTGTCTTAATAACTAAGATATATCTATGACTAGTCGAGGATCTTAATCTTCAAGATAATTCCCAGTAGCAACTTTTGATCATTGGCGACAACTTGGATGAGGAGCCCGAGGCTTGATCAACTCGAATGCTTAGAGCCGGTGATGACTTCAATAAGTTTGATTTAAATGCTAACAAGTAGAGATAACCTTATATTAGTGCTTAGATTTACAACAtatgtatataacaaaataTTCATCTGGTTAAGTTTGCCTATCAATACTTTTTCTTAACAGTTTTAGTAATTTTCATTGTAGAGAGGATACTGATAATGTTTCCAAGATGAATAGGAGTCAAAATCATCAAAACAGATTTATTCCTTTATCTGAAGGAGTTATTTCATGTGCTGCACATCCTTTATATAATGCCATCGTAGTAGGAACAAAGGTTTGTGG is a window from the Arachis stenosperma cultivar V10309 chromosome 3, arast.V10309.gnm1.PFL2, whole genome shotgun sequence genome containing:
- the LOC130970372 gene encoding uncharacterized protein LOC130970372, which produces MDKYLVPLKPSAEKVHPLPRCRWKRSNVELNGRFEPNYCHEMLDLLSRSYSEVGAFPHLYHADETPCESHIQRAITRANGDGNLPSKQGISAVDFDNKGIYLASVTKLGCLTVHDFEALYCQTHKQTCLKEDESKHLLHLSLKRQLDTVRWNPINQDEVVCASVKSSEVLIFDVGYVSSEPIEVLRTRNTATVHGYNGHKGLSDVAFTSNDSWILASDTHGGINVWDRRVKALPSLELTSGSSSTLNSIQINVENQIIFGAGKSGFVYVWDIRGGRASTTFQSHKEMCHPPITSLKLATLLEKIGSLKAQANIVCKEIHSIQLNPCCPYQLAFHLDDGWSGVLDINTLQVTHIHCPPPAWLNDSYDLSYIRKPSWLSTCSIYLVGSSSDSGIHLLDFYPSTSSPSHVHFKEDTDNVSKMNRSQNHQNRFIPLSEGVISCAAHPLYNAIVVGTKKTSLLVISQRRRSNSEED